Part of the Nicotiana sylvestris chromosome 5, ASM39365v2, whole genome shotgun sequence genome is shown below.
AAATCTGAAAGCTTTGCATTCCATTTCTCATCCAATAGAATGTTTGATGATTTGAAATCTCTAAAGATAATCTGCATTAAATTAATAACACATAAGCATAACTATGAACAGTATTCTGCAAATATATAGAATGAACTACCTGAAACTCCATTCCCTCGTGAAGATAGGCCAAGCCTGTAGCAGCATCGCGAGCGATACTTAATCTAGTCTCCCATGGCAAAGGTGACATAAAACGACTCATTAGATGATCTTGTACGCTCCTGTTGGGCAAGAATTCATACACCAAGAGGCGCTGTATTCCTCTCTCGTCATCCTGTGCGCAATACCCTATGAGCTTGACAAGATTCGGATGCTCAACGACACCTAGAACATTCACTTCTGTCACCCATTCCTTATGCCCCTAAAACACAAGCCAAACTCAATTTCAGAAAAAACATGTCATACCATCTTTTCACAACTCCACTGACTACAGTTGATGATCATAAAATCTTTGTAACTAGTTAGTTCTTTTGCTATGATCAAATCAATAAAGTCTATTATGAGGACACTAAGAACAGAACTAGCCTGCAATCCTCTCTGGCTGAGTTGCTTAACGGCAATATCAGTCCTCTTATCTTTGGTATCACGTAAAACACccctgtatacacctccaaacccGCCTTCTCCGATCATGAGGGATCGGCTAAAGTTCCTGGTGGCGGTCTTCAACTCGTCAACTGTGAAGACCCTAAGGTTGCAGGGCCTTTTATGAGACGACAAGCACGAAAACGAGAGCCTAGGACAGGACTCGGTGCTAATATCGGATGCAGACGACTGGCCTGAAGTAGTGAATCCTTTAAACTCAGGATCAGTTGAAACAGAGGCACAAGACTGGCCTGATGTAGACTTTGTAGTCTTGTTGTTGTGATCATCATTCTTATCTGAATTTGAGAACTGGAAACACTTCATAGCCCTTTAAAACACCTACCTGCATTATATCACAatcaaatcaaaaaaatatatgcaATTCTTTTTTGTTATATTATTAACTTTtaaaagaaacaattaattatCATTGTGCTGATTAGCTTCAGCTATACCTACAAGTCTATTACTTCTCTTAGTTAGCCTTTGAAAACAATAACAGCAATAGAGATTggatatttaaaaataaaaaataaaattcacaAATTTCAATGACTAACACAGCCTAGACAATTTTAGTAGTCTGGAAATCGAGAAAAAACATGGAGTTAGAGAAACAGATATGCAGTTTTTATAAGTACTAATTAAATAGTGTATTGAGAGCTCTAGAGTTCTTCAATTTTCCATAATCCCATCAAAGGAAGCTTTATTTCTTGAATTATCACATTATCTATATACTAACCATAAAATGgatttttgaaataaataaaagaatttcAAAAAGCGGAACATAAAGAAGAAAAAGGCAAAGTaacctttgatttttttttccaacaaTGCCCATCATATTGATGGAGGAGTCATCTTTGATTAAAATCAATAGTTGATCAAGAATAAAAACATGCTGAAACAAGAAATCGCACGAAAAAAGTGTGTTTATTATGAAAATCAGGAGGGGACAGAAAACtcgcatttaaaaaaaaaaaactatttccATGAATAAAATGGTAGATGATCATGAAAAATTTCATAATTAGAAGAGGAGGTATATGTTACCTTAAGGGAAAATGGAGAATGATTGGGCAAGAAAGAAAGTAGAACTAAAATTCAAAAAAGCCCTAATTAACCAAGAAGTGGttttaaagaagaagaaaagaaaggaaatgaagAATACAAGTAAGGAACGAGCATCCCATGATCTAAGGAAGTCAATGCTTGGCAGTTGGATTTCAGCTCACCAACTTAAAACCTTAGAGGAAATTTAAAAATTAACATTTGTATAAATAATGAAGGATAAAAATAGAGGGAGGGTTTGGTTTTATTATTGAGAAATTAAAAAGAATGATTCCGGGGAGAGGCAATGAGAATGAGCGGTCACATTCTCATTCATTAGACAATCATGTTTTCAATTATTTTATTTAGACTAAAAGGTAGAGTTGGAGCTTGGATACGTTCCAAGGAGTACACCGTTTGCATCATCTCCACCAAACTTTTGAACTCTCATGTCTATTTGGCACTTGCTTAATGTGCCAAGGTCCCACTTGGgtatcttttctatttctcttttttccttttctttttttattttccttctagAACTTAAGGCTGGCCTCTTTTCAAATATATCCCATTTTTTTACTACTTTGGAAATTTTCGTTTTTCCCTTACGACTAGGCAGGGGTGTTCACGGTTCGGTGAAAAATCGATCCAAACtaaaaatcgaaccaaatcgATTAAGTAAACCgatatttttcttgatttatattggttttgattttaaattttaaaaaccgataatatttggtttggttttggttctattttaaaaaaCCGAAAaataaaccgaaccaaaccgactaattatatacaaaatttaataattatttatatacaatataatatctttttgtaaataattttaagtattttatgcattttaattgttattttgaattttggtttatCCTTTCATATCTTAAAAGATTGCCTAAGCCCAAAACAATAGGACTCGACTAATTTTCTTTTCATTAAGAGACTCTAATTCTCTAACCCTCCGCACATACTTTTGCCTAACGGAATAGTTAAAGAAAAAACCACCACAAGAGTAAAAAaagcaaattcaaattgcaagatAACAATGGCTAAAGCTTGAGAAAGcaaacttttaatttgtttttgtttattcTTTTCATATAAATAGGTAAATAAACTTTTAGTTCtgaaagaaatatataaaaaagcATAAATTTAACAAATTATTTTCAGATTGTTGTCTAACATTATTTTCTATTATCGACTTATCATTAGCTTACTAAGAAtcgaaaaaccgaaccaaaccgaactaaaccaacaacaatcaaactgatggtttgtatttaatttggtttggttttagttttaaaattttaaaaaccgataaaTTGGTTTGGTTTTAGTTTTAATAAAAAACCGACCAAACCGAACCGTGAACACCCTTACGACTAGGTGTGACAAACGGGCGGGTCAAATACGGTGTAGGTCAAAATGGGTAACAAAAACAGATAAATTATCCAACccaacccatatttaatacggatagaaAACGGGTTAACCAACGGATAATATGTGTAactatattatccatgacttcttgaatatgattatttttggaagaatttctagtctcccaaacttgaggaacctctaatttgaggttttacaaatataaaagttaaactcattacTATCCATtgattatccattttctaaatggataatataattcttatctatatttaatccattttttaaaaaattattatccaacctttttttaattaataatataggtggttaactgttttcttttaaccattttgttaCTCTTATTTACAACTTTGAAAAGGTAAAGTAatcacaaaagaaaaaaaaaaggtagaTTGCGAGCGTTGAAAGCATTGTACGTTGAGGAACGAATATTCACTTGGAACGAGATTTCacagaagaaaacgagaaaaagaGGGACGTGAAAACGGCAATCTCGAAAATTTTTCTTCAAAGTAGAAACTGCGTGATAGAATGatttaacaacaaaaaaaaaaaaaataaataaactcAGTGTAATTTTATAAGTGGGATTTGGGAAAAATAGTACTCCCTCAGGtccaaaataagttattttttggatgttttcatacagattaagaaatccatcttttagcattaattagcaatggaattgaccatattaacctttactatctcacataaacactcctaacacatattccaacactagttactccaaggacaatgtaggaaaaaaataattaactcattcttgaaatctggaaaaatcacttattttggaccacaagaaaaaggccaaaaaatcatttattttggaccggagggagtatataCACAGACCTTATCCTACACTGTGGAGGTAGAgatgttgtttccgatagacccttagCTTAGGAAAAGCATAGTTGGAAAAAATACAGTAATAGAGAAGCCATAAGAAGTAGTAATAAGAAGCAATATCAACAACATGATAAAGAGATAACCGAAGCAAAAGAGACAACCAGTAATAATAGAGATCTAAGAGTAAGAACATccacaaataataataatgatactACAAAAAGAAAAAGCTCAATTACCTACTAGCCTTCTACCATAATTCTCGACATCTATACTCTcatatcaagggtcatgtcctcagtaagctGCAGATATGTTATGTATTGCCTTATCACATCTTTCCAATTCTTCTTTTGGCCTACCTCTATCTCTTCTTAGACCCACCATGGTCAACCTGTCATATCTTCTCACTGGGCCATCTAGGCACCTCCTCTTCACATCTCCGAACCATCTCAGTGTCGCTTTCTACATCTTGTCCATCATAGGTGGGCCTTTACCATATTGTCTCAAATATCCTATTTAATAATCTTATATTTTCTATTATGCCCATACATCTATCttagtatttttattttagttatttttatttttggacaTGTGTGTTCTTGATCGGCCAATACTCTGCAACATACAATATAGTCAGCCTAACAACCATTCTATAGAACTTACTTTTAAGTCTTGGTGGTACATTCGTATCATACAAGACaattctt
Proteins encoded:
- the LOC104236293 gene encoding serine/threonine-protein kinase PCRK1, encoding MKCFQFSNSDKNDDHNNKTTKSTSGQSCASVSTDPEFKGFTTSGQSSASDISTESCPRLSFSCLSSHKRPCNLRVFTVDELKTATRNFSRSLMIGEGGFGGVYRGVLRDTKDKRTDIAVKQLSQRGLQGHKEWVTEVNVLGVVEHPNLVKLIGYCAQDDERGIQRLLVYEFLPNRSVQDHLMSRFMSPLPWETRLSIARDAATGLAYLHEGMEFQIIFRDFKSSNILLDEKWNAKLSDFGLARLGPSDGLSHVSTAVVGTVGYAAPEYIQTGRLTSKSDVWSYGVFLYELITGRRPLDRNKPKNEQKLLEWVRPHLSDLKKFEQILDPRLDGNYSLKSAQKLAAIANRCLTKHPRNRPKMSEVLEMVNRLVEATEAKSPEIPIEESTTTPRVEDEKFRVRCLSASRRLVEHIPKENKLLVWKLWRPKLVSTN